A genomic region of Microlunatus sagamiharensis contains the following coding sequences:
- a CDS encoding glycosyltransferase family 4 protein, producing the protein MPTTLVVTNDFPPRIGGIESFVAGVCRLLDDDVVVLASGPPGAAATDAGRPFRVVRDGGLLLPTPATARRAVELLETSGATRVVVGAAMPLGLVVPALRRAGAEAVVALTHGHEVWWATVPGARRVLRRVGDAVDHLTTISDYTAARIAPALSPAARERLRRLPPVVGPAFTPGPPGVAARTPSRPPTVVATGRFVAQKGFDVLLAAWPGVVAGLGPGRRPRLVLVGAGPDEPRLRRLAAAPDQQGTVTFTGALPAEGVAARLRDADVFALPVRTRLAGLNPEGLGLAALEAAACGLPVLVGRSGGAPETVLDGVTGHVLPSRDVPAWTRAMLSLLDQPRAASDMGECGRAFVGEHFGPGRARATLRDALGLGPDPVP; encoded by the coding sequence GTGCCCACCACCCTCGTCGTCACCAACGACTTCCCGCCGCGCATCGGCGGCATCGAGTCCTTCGTCGCCGGGGTCTGCCGCCTCCTCGACGACGACGTCGTGGTCCTCGCCTCCGGCCCTCCCGGCGCCGCGGCGACCGACGCGGGCCGGCCCTTCCGGGTCGTCCGCGACGGCGGGCTCCTGCTGCCCACTCCCGCGACCGCCCGGCGCGCAGTGGAGCTGCTGGAGACCAGCGGGGCCACCCGCGTCGTCGTCGGGGCCGCGATGCCGCTGGGCCTGGTCGTACCCGCGCTGCGGCGAGCGGGGGCCGAGGCCGTCGTCGCGCTGACCCACGGCCACGAGGTGTGGTGGGCGACGGTCCCCGGCGCCCGGAGGGTGCTGCGCCGGGTCGGGGACGCCGTCGACCACCTGACGACCATCTCGGACTACACGGCGGCCCGCATCGCGCCCGCGCTGAGCCCGGCCGCCCGGGAGCGGCTGCGGCGGCTGCCGCCGGTCGTGGGCCCGGCCTTCACGCCGGGGCCGCCCGGAGTCGCTGCGCGAACCCCCTCCCGTCCCCCGACCGTCGTCGCGACCGGGCGCTTCGTCGCGCAGAAGGGCTTCGACGTCCTGCTCGCGGCCTGGCCCGGCGTCGTCGCGGGGCTGGGCCCGGGCCGCCGGCCGCGGCTGGTCCTGGTCGGGGCCGGGCCCGACGAGCCCCGCCTCCGACGCCTCGCCGCGGCCCCGGACCAGCAGGGCACGGTCACGTTCACCGGGGCTCTGCCCGCCGAGGGCGTCGCCGCCCGGCTCCGGGACGCCGACGTGTTCGCCCTGCCCGTGCGCACGCGGCTGGCCGGGCTCAACCCGGAGGGCCTGGGGCTCGCGGCCCTGGAGGCCGCCGCGTGCGGGCTCCCCGTCCTCGTCGGTCGCTCCGGCGGTGCGCCCGAGACCGTGCTCGACGGGGTCACCGGGCACGTCCTGCCCAGCCGGGACGTGCCCGCCTGGACCCGCGCGATGCTCAGCCTGCTCGACCAGCCGCGGGCGGCGTCGGACATGGGGGAGTGCGGCCGCGCCTTCGTCGGCGAGCACTTCGGCCCGGGCCGGGCGCGGGCGACGCTGCGCGACGCGCTGGGTCTCGGCCCCGATCCCGTACCCTGA
- a CDS encoding ROK family glucokinase, which produces MSVGVDIGGTKVAAGVVDESGQVLERSQVPTPSHDPKAVEDAIVDAVNRLRARHKIEAVGIGAAGWVDNTQSIVRFSPHLAWRDEPLRAALADRIDLPLIVDNDANAAAWAEYRFGAGAGTSVMVCLTLGTGIGGGLVINGELFRGTYGMAGEWGHMVKVPGGHPCECGNLGCWEQYASGNALVREARARLRAGGPAGESLAAALGVGPDALTGPHVTAAAMAGDAQAVELLGEVGTWMGLGIADVVAGLDPEVVVIGGGVSAAGELLLGPARQAFESTLTGRGFRAYARIELARFRNDAGLVGAADLARLALREPPDSALFGFWPRRSKRLRRRTPSERAEARARRRELSA; this is translated from the coding sequence CTGAGCGTCGGGGTCGACATCGGGGGCACCAAGGTCGCGGCGGGCGTCGTCGACGAGTCGGGCCAGGTCCTCGAGCGCTCCCAGGTGCCGACGCCGTCGCACGACCCGAAGGCCGTCGAGGACGCGATCGTCGACGCCGTGAACCGGCTCCGCGCGCGTCACAAGATCGAGGCCGTCGGCATCGGCGCGGCGGGCTGGGTCGACAACACCCAGTCCATCGTGCGGTTCAGCCCCCACCTCGCCTGGCGCGACGAACCGCTCCGGGCCGCGCTCGCCGACCGCATCGACCTCCCGCTCATCGTCGACAACGACGCGAACGCGGCCGCCTGGGCCGAGTACCGCTTCGGCGCCGGCGCCGGGACCTCGGTGATGGTCTGCCTGACCCTGGGCACGGGCATCGGCGGCGGGCTCGTCATCAACGGCGAGCTGTTCCGCGGCACCTACGGCATGGCCGGCGAGTGGGGCCACATGGTCAAGGTGCCGGGCGGCCACCCCTGCGAGTGCGGCAACCTCGGCTGCTGGGAGCAGTACGCCTCGGGCAACGCCCTGGTGCGCGAGGCCAGGGCGCGGCTGCGCGCCGGCGGCCCGGCCGGGGAGTCGCTCGCCGCGGCCCTCGGCGTCGGGCCGGATGCGCTGACCGGACCGCACGTCACGGCGGCCGCGATGGCCGGGGACGCGCAGGCGGTCGAGCTGCTCGGCGAGGTCGGCACCTGGATGGGCCTCGGGATCGCCGACGTCGTCGCCGGGCTCGACCCGGAGGTCGTGGTCATCGGGGGCGGCGTCAGCGCAGCGGGGGAGCTGCTCCTCGGCCCGGCGCGGCAGGCCTTCGAGTCGACGCTCACGGGCCGCGGCTTCCGCGCGTACGCCCGGATCGAGCTGGCGAGGTTCCGGAACGACGCCGGCCTGGTCGGTGCGGCCGACCTGGCCCGCCTGGCCCTGCGCGAGCCGCCGGACTCCGCGCTCTTCGGCTTCTGGCCGCGGCGGAGCAAGCGGCTTCGCCGGCGGACGCCGAGCGAGCGGGCCGAGGCCCGGGCGCGGCGCCGCGAGCTCAGCGCCTGA
- a CDS encoding class I SAM-dependent methyltransferase, whose protein sequence is MSSSEPSGAARAATYSHGHHASVLASHGRRTAESSAAYLLPHLRADDVLLDVGAGPGSITADLAGRVARVDAVDSADAAVAAARQLVAGRGLTNVHVAVGDVHALDAPDDAYDVVHAHQVLQHLADPVAALREMRRVCRPGGTVAVRDADYATMSWFPASDALERWLALYSELARRNGGEPDAGRRLKSWALEAGFTDVTASGSVWCFASAEDLAWWTGTWAERLTESTFATSALGHGLSDRAELEALAAGWRAWGADPRAWFLVPHGELLARA, encoded by the coding sequence GTGAGCAGCAGCGAACCCTCCGGCGCCGCCCGCGCCGCGACCTACTCCCACGGCCACCACGCCTCGGTCCTGGCCTCGCACGGCCGCCGCACCGCCGAGAGCTCGGCGGCCTACCTGCTCCCCCACCTCCGCGCCGACGACGTGCTGCTCGACGTGGGTGCGGGCCCGGGCAGCATCACCGCCGACCTCGCCGGCCGCGTCGCCCGGGTCGACGCGGTGGACAGCGCGGACGCCGCGGTCGCCGCCGCCCGGCAGCTCGTCGCCGGCCGCGGCCTGACGAACGTGCACGTCGCGGTCGGGGACGTCCACGCGCTCGACGCGCCGGACGACGCGTACGACGTCGTGCACGCCCACCAGGTGCTCCAGCACCTGGCCGACCCCGTGGCCGCGCTGCGCGAGATGCGCCGCGTCTGCCGCCCGGGCGGCACGGTCGCCGTCCGCGACGCCGACTACGCCACGATGAGCTGGTTCCCGGCCAGCGACGCGCTCGAGCGCTGGCTCGCCCTCTACTCCGAGCTCGCCCGGCGCAACGGCGGCGAGCCCGACGCCGGCCGCCGCCTGAAGTCGTGGGCGCTCGAGGCCGGCTTCACCGACGTGACCGCGAGCGGCTCGGTGTGGTGCTTCGCGAGCGCGGAGGACCTCGCCTGGTGGACCGGCACCTGGGCCGAGCGGCTCACCGAGTCCACCTTCGCCACGTCGGCGCTGGGTCACGGCCTGTCCGACCGCGCCGAGCTCGAGGCGCTGGCCGCGGGCTGGCGCGCCTGGGGCGCCGACCCGCGCGCCTGGTTCCTCGTCCCCCACGGCGAGCTCCTCGCCCGCGCCTGA
- a CDS encoding SRPBCC family protein, whose amino-acid sequence MAGQTSSSVDIDAGPDAVMAVIADVEDYPAWVDSMRRVTVLTEADGRPEQVEMELAHPLFSDTYVLAYDWRPELVSWHLVRGRLLTAMDGSYALAPKGAGTTVTYTLSVDTTMPMIGLLRRKAEKTIVDGALRGLKRRVEG is encoded by the coding sequence GTGGCCGGCCAGACCAGCTCCAGCGTCGACATCGACGCCGGGCCCGACGCGGTGATGGCCGTCATCGCCGACGTCGAGGACTACCCGGCGTGGGTCGACTCGATGCGACGCGTGACCGTGCTCACCGAGGCCGACGGCCGCCCCGAGCAGGTCGAGATGGAGCTCGCGCACCCGCTCTTCTCCGACACCTACGTGCTCGCCTACGACTGGCGCCCCGAGCTCGTGTCCTGGCACCTGGTGCGCGGCAGGCTGCTCACCGCGATGGACGGCTCGTACGCCCTGGCCCCGAAGGGCGCGGGGACGACCGTGACCTACACGCTGTCGGTCGACACCACGATGCCGATGATCGGGCTGCTGCGTCGCAAGGCGGAGAAGACCATCGTCGACGGTGCCCTCCGCGGCCTCAAGCGTCGGGTCGAGGGCTGA
- a CDS encoding lysophospholipid acyltransferase family protein, translating into MRARRPDPAAGATDVVSVDATGTLRVASADGRRPGRGIYWLLRHVVLGPVVDQLFQPIEEGADHVPDEGGAILASNHLSYADWLFTPLALNRRVTFVAKSDYFTGVGVKGWAQKRFFAGTGQVPVDRSGGKASEGALRAGLQVLQRGELFGIYPEGTRSHDGRLYKGRTGVARLALLAKVPVIPTAVIGTDVIAPPGKIIKRVVSPTVRFGEPLDFSRYAGLEDDRFALRSITDEIMYAIMELSGQEYVDLYAPVAKELAAKERKAADLDEVSPQA; encoded by the coding sequence GTGAGGGCCCGGCGGCCCGACCCGGCGGCCGGGGCGACGGACGTCGTCTCGGTCGACGCCACCGGCACCCTCCGCGTCGCCAGCGCCGACGGCCGGCGCCCGGGCCGCGGCATCTACTGGCTGCTGCGCCACGTCGTGCTCGGTCCCGTCGTCGACCAGCTCTTCCAGCCGATCGAGGAGGGTGCGGACCACGTGCCCGACGAGGGCGGGGCGATCCTGGCGAGCAACCACCTCTCGTACGCCGACTGGCTCTTCACCCCGCTCGCGCTGAACCGGCGGGTGACGTTCGTGGCCAAGTCGGACTACTTCACCGGCGTGGGCGTCAAGGGCTGGGCGCAGAAGCGCTTCTTCGCCGGCACCGGCCAGGTCCCGGTCGACCGCAGCGGCGGCAAGGCGAGCGAGGGGGCGCTGCGCGCCGGGCTCCAGGTGCTCCAGCGCGGCGAGCTCTTCGGCATCTACCCCGAGGGGACGCGCAGCCACGACGGCCGCCTCTACAAGGGCCGCACCGGCGTGGCCCGCCTCGCGCTGCTGGCCAAGGTCCCGGTCATCCCGACCGCGGTGATCGGCACCGACGTCATCGCCCCGCCCGGCAAGATCATCAAGCGTGTGGTGAGCCCGACGGTGCGGTTCGGGGAGCCGCTCGACTTCTCCCGCTACGCCGGGCTGGAGGACGACCGCTTCGCCCTGCGCTCGATCACCGACGAGATCATGTACGCGATCATGGAGCTCTCGGGCCAGGAGTACGTCGACCTCTACGCCCCCGTCGCCAAGGAGCTCGCCGCCAAGGAGCGCAAGGCCGCCGACCTCGACGAGGTCAGCCCGCAGGCCTGA
- a CDS encoding Lrp/AsnC family transcriptional regulator yields MVTAIVFINAEVARIPEVAETVAALPGVSEVYSVTGALDLVAMVRVADHEQVAEVVADRLNKVPGILRTETHIAFRAYSAHDLEAAFSLGAD; encoded by the coding sequence GTGGTGACCGCGATCGTCTTCATCAACGCCGAGGTGGCGCGGATCCCCGAGGTGGCCGAGACCGTCGCGGCCCTGCCCGGGGTGTCCGAGGTCTACTCCGTCACGGGCGCGCTCGACCTCGTCGCGATGGTCCGCGTCGCCGACCACGAGCAGGTGGCGGAGGTCGTCGCCGACCGGCTCAACAAGGTCCCCGGCATCCTGCGCACGGAGACCCACATCGCCTTCCGCGCCTACTCGGCGCACGACCTCGAGGCGGCCTTCTCCCTTGGCGCCGACTGA
- a CDS encoding C40 family peptidase yields the protein MFSRLRETSGVARTVALGLTSLALGTTLFAGPVQTASADPAVTIAEAKAQIEQLQVDAEALNQDYLAIQQQVNASKAEIAQKQSDAQLQAQKVDALRKQVGQAALAQFQDRNVDTAAQLFLNSDTEGFLSQVSTIEKVGANQNTVLQDYQQQRASLADLQKSRQTELAALEEKEADLASLKERSDKKLTDAKSVLDKLTAQQQQALADQAKRESQDAKTVAESALGTTPDPSDDPADASSKGLTAIAWAKKQLGKPYVFGATGPNSFDCSGLTLGAWKAAGVSLNRTSQAQFRNGQAVSKSDLQPGDLVFFYSGLSHVALYVGDGTIIHAPHPGVGVRYAKLDSMPFAGARRPA from the coding sequence GTGTTCTCACGCCTCCGCGAGACCAGCGGCGTCGCCCGTACGGTGGCGCTCGGACTCACGAGCCTGGCGCTCGGCACCACGCTGTTCGCGGGCCCCGTGCAGACGGCCTCCGCCGACCCCGCCGTCACGATCGCCGAGGCCAAGGCCCAGATCGAGCAGCTGCAGGTCGACGCCGAGGCGCTGAACCAGGACTACCTGGCGATCCAGCAGCAGGTGAACGCCTCGAAGGCCGAGATCGCGCAGAAGCAGTCGGACGCCCAGCTGCAGGCCCAGAAGGTCGACGCCCTGCGCAAGCAGGTCGGCCAGGCCGCGCTGGCGCAGTTCCAGGACCGCAACGTCGACACCGCGGCCCAGCTGTTCCTCAACTCCGACACCGAGGGCTTCCTGTCCCAGGTGTCGACGATCGAGAAGGTCGGCGCCAACCAGAACACCGTCCTGCAGGACTACCAGCAGCAGCGGGCCAGCCTCGCCGACCTGCAGAAGTCCCGTCAGACCGAGCTCGCCGCGCTCGAGGAGAAGGAGGCCGACCTCGCCTCCCTCAAGGAGCGCTCCGACAAGAAGCTCACCGACGCCAAGTCGGTCCTCGACAAGCTGACCGCGCAGCAGCAGCAGGCCCTGGCCGACCAGGCCAAGCGCGAGAGCCAGGACGCCAAGACCGTCGCCGAGAGCGCGCTGGGCACCACGCCCGACCCGTCGGACGACCCGGCCGACGCCAGCAGCAAGGGCCTCACCGCCATCGCGTGGGCCAAGAAGCAGCTCGGCAAGCCGTACGTCTTCGGCGCCACCGGCCCCAACTCGTTCGACTGCTCGGGTCTCACGCTGGGCGCCTGGAAGGCCGCCGGCGTCAGCCTCAACCGCACGTCGCAGGCGCAGTTCCGCAACGGCCAGGCCGTCTCGAAGTCCGACCTGCAGCCCGGCGACCTCGTCTTCTTCTACAGCGGCCTCAGCCACGTGGCCCTCTACGTGGGTGACGGCACGATCATCCACGCGCCGCACCCGGGCGTCGGTGTCCGCTACGCCAAGCTCGACTCGATGCCGTTCGCCGGCGCGCGTCGCCCCGCCTGA
- a CDS encoding rhomboid family intramembrane serine protease → MTASPTGPDFAAPGFQSCYRHPDRGTGIACQRCGRPICGECMNPASVGFQCPRCVGLGRAGTREPRTRFGARLGEGGGRATKALMIVLAAVYVLNFATRGVVQTPLIMFNPAVASGELWRLVTSGLVSGSLLGLAMNLLVLYLAGRAIESEVGGARFVAIFFAAALGGSTLFYLLGPSTSATIGGASAVVGLLAANTIGKRKSGEDVRGDLALFVVLVLYSLLVGFSSFGWLTMIGGILVGALAGWVLAYAPRTNRSAIQAFGLLAVVGVCLVAVVVPTFVG, encoded by the coding sequence ATGACCGCGTCACCGACGGGGCCGGACTTCGCGGCACCCGGCTTCCAGTCCTGCTACCGCCACCCCGACCGGGGGACGGGGATCGCCTGCCAGCGCTGCGGGCGGCCCATCTGCGGGGAGTGCATGAACCCCGCCTCGGTCGGCTTCCAGTGCCCGCGCTGCGTGGGCCTGGGCCGGGCGGGCACGCGTGAGCCGCGGACGCGCTTCGGTGCGCGGCTGGGCGAGGGCGGGGGCCGGGCGACCAAGGCGCTGATGATCGTGCTCGCCGCGGTCTACGTGCTGAACTTCGCCACCCGGGGGGTCGTGCAGACCCCCCTGATCATGTTCAACCCGGCTGTGGCCTCCGGCGAGCTCTGGCGCCTGGTGACGAGCGGGCTGGTCTCGGGCAGCCTGCTCGGGCTGGCCATGAACCTGCTCGTGCTCTACCTCGCCGGCCGGGCGATCGAGTCCGAGGTGGGCGGGGCGCGCTTCGTCGCGATCTTCTTCGCCGCCGCGCTCGGCGGCTCGACGCTGTTCTACCTGCTCGGGCCGAGCACGTCGGCCACGATCGGCGGGGCCTCGGCGGTGGTCGGGCTGCTGGCCGCCAACACGATCGGCAAGCGCAAGAGCGGCGAGGACGTGCGCGGCGACCTCGCGCTGTTCGTCGTCCTCGTGCTCTACAGCCTGCTCGTCGGCTTCTCGAGCTTCGGCTGGCTCACGATGATCGGCGGCATCCTCGTCGGCGCGCTGGCCGGGTGGGTGCTGGCGTACGCGCCCCGCACCAACCGGAGCGCCATCCAGGCCTTCGGCCTGCTGGCGGTCGTCGGGGTCTGCCTGGTCGCCGTGGTGGTGCCGACCTTCGTCGGCTGA
- a CDS encoding lysophospholipid acyltransferase family protein gives MNWYTFFKRGLFTPAIRVLLRPRVLGREHVPRTGGALVAANHVSGWDTLVVPAMLPRQMTFPAKAELFVARSPVSWVVSRFLKAVDILPMDRAGGRASASSMDVVLDALREGKVVGIFPEGTRSPDGRMYRGRTGVARLALATGVPVVPVGLRNTRPGWRRPVVRFGPPLDFSAYAGAGNDRDVLRHVTDEVMAAIHDLSGQRYVEAYANGVKTALKEGRSIDVVELDRPGQGRVAPPVPGSRS, from the coding sequence GTGAACTGGTACACGTTCTTCAAGCGCGGGCTCTTCACCCCCGCCATCCGGGTGCTGCTGCGGCCCCGCGTCCTGGGCCGGGAGCACGTGCCCCGCACCGGCGGCGCCCTGGTCGCGGCCAACCACGTCTCCGGCTGGGACACCCTCGTGGTGCCCGCGATGCTGCCGCGCCAGATGACGTTCCCGGCCAAGGCGGAGCTCTTCGTCGCCCGCAGCCCGGTCTCGTGGGTGGTGTCGCGCTTCCTCAAGGCCGTCGACATCCTCCCGATGGACCGCGCGGGCGGACGCGCGAGCGCGTCGAGCATGGACGTCGTGCTCGACGCCCTGCGTGAGGGCAAGGTCGTCGGGATCTTCCCCGAGGGCACCCGCTCGCCCGACGGGCGGATGTACCGCGGGCGCACCGGCGTCGCCCGGCTCGCGCTCGCGACCGGTGTGCCCGTCGTGCCGGTGGGCCTGCGCAACACCCGGCCGGGCTGGCGACGCCCGGTCGTGCGGTTCGGCCCGCCCCTTGACTTCTCCGCGTACGCCGGCGCCGGCAACGACCGCGACGTGCTCCGCCACGTCACCGACGAGGTGATGGCCGCGATCCACGACCTGAGCGGCCAGCGCTATGTGGAGGCGTACGCGAACGGCGTCAAGACCGCGCTCAAGGAGGGCCGCTCCATCGACGTCGTCGAGCTCGACCGGCCCGGTCAGGGCCGCGTCGCGCCGCCGGTGCCCGGCAGCCGGTCGTGA
- a CDS encoding alpha/beta hydrolase — protein MDLAERLSRAPRAAQVDPHAEPYAGGPQDGPPVLVLHGFTGSPYAMRAWGEHLAGHGFRVEVPRLPGHGTSWREMNVTGWEDWYAHVERALLTLTDAAGRPAGITGLSMGGALALRLAQRHPDLVTGLVLVNPVINITDPRIRFLRLIRLLTPSLPGIAGDVAKPGVLEGGYDRNPLHALYSQSHLWTAVRADLGSVTAPLLVYRSTQDHVADASSVELLRRRTASTDRTFEVLHRSYHVATLDFDAETIFDGSVGFLARVAG, from the coding sequence GTGGACCTCGCCGAACGACTCTCCCGCGCGCCCCGGGCGGCGCAGGTCGACCCGCACGCCGAGCCGTACGCGGGCGGGCCGCAGGACGGTCCCCCGGTCCTGGTCCTGCACGGTTTCACGGGCTCGCCGTACGCGATGCGGGCGTGGGGTGAGCACCTGGCCGGGCACGGGTTCCGCGTCGAGGTGCCGCGCCTGCCCGGCCACGGCACGAGCTGGCGCGAGATGAACGTGACCGGCTGGGAAGACTGGTACGCCCACGTCGAGCGCGCACTGCTGACGCTCACCGACGCCGCGGGCCGTCCCGCCGGGATCACCGGGCTGTCGATGGGCGGGGCGCTCGCCCTGCGCCTCGCGCAGCGCCACCCCGACCTCGTCACGGGCCTCGTGCTGGTCAACCCGGTCATCAACATCACCGACCCGCGCATCCGCTTCCTGCGGCTCATCCGGCTGCTGACCCCGTCGCTGCCGGGCATCGCGGGAGACGTGGCGAAGCCGGGCGTCCTCGAGGGCGGCTACGACCGCAACCCGCTGCACGCCCTCTACTCCCAGAGCCACCTCTGGACCGCCGTGCGCGCGGACCTGGGCTCGGTCACCGCGCCGCTGCTGGTCTACCGCTCCACGCAGGACCACGTGGCCGACGCCTCGTCGGTGGAGCTCCTCCGGCGCCGGACGGCGTCGACCGACCGGACCTTCGAGGTGCTGCACCGCAGCTACCATGTAGCCACGCTCGACTTCGACGCGGAGACGATCTTCGACGGCAGCGTCGGGTTCCTCGCACGGGTCGCCGGGTGA
- a CDS encoding peptidylprolyl isomerase, whose product MAQRTATLHTNHGDVVLNLFADQAPKTVANFEGLAKGTQEYKDPKTGATSREPFYDGVVFHRVIEGFMIQGGDRLGTGTGGPGYTFADEFHTDLSFNRPYLLAMANAGPGTNGSQFFITVTNTPHLNRKHTIFGEVADASSRAVVDEIATVQTGRGDRPVEPVVIESVTFDDGASS is encoded by the coding sequence GTGGCCCAGCGAACGGCAACCCTCCACACCAACCACGGCGACGTCGTGCTCAACCTCTTCGCCGACCAGGCGCCCAAGACGGTGGCCAACTTCGAGGGCCTCGCGAAGGGCACGCAGGAGTACAAGGACCCGAAGACCGGCGCGACCAGCCGCGAGCCCTTCTACGACGGCGTCGTCTTCCACCGCGTCATCGAGGGCTTCATGATCCAGGGCGGGGACCGTCTCGGCACCGGCACCGGTGGCCCGGGCTACACCTTCGCCGACGAGTTCCACACCGACCTCTCGTTCAACCGGCCCTACCTGCTGGCCATGGCCAACGCGGGGCCCGGCACCAACGGCTCGCAGTTCTTCATCACCGTGACGAACACGCCGCACCTGAACCGCAAGCACACGATCTTCGGCGAGGTGGCCGACGCGTCGAGCCGCGCCGTGGTCGACGAGATCGCCACCGTGCAGACGGGCCGCGGCGACCGCCCGGTCGAGCCGGTGGTCATCGAGTCGGTCACGTTCGACGACGGCGCCTCCTCCTGA
- a CDS encoding DEDD exonuclease domain-containing protein, whose product MTTAPAQASFDDLGTLLSDLTYVVVDLETTGGAESDRITEIGAVKVRGGEVLGEFQTLVNPRTDVPPLIAVLTGITNAMVAGAPTLREVLPAFLAFAQGCVVVAHNAPFDTGFLRRACEGLGYAYPRWPVLDTATLARVILVRDEVPNCKLGTLARHFRTAVTPNHRALTDAQATVDVLHGLMERVGNLGVHTLEDLQEFSRQVSPQRRARRTWARDVPEVPGVYLFVAEHEAGTGTPGGEAQRHVLYVGKSKNLRARVRTYFTAAEKRRRIDEMVRLATGVETIPCLTTLQADVLELRLIAAHAPRYNRRSKFPERTSWVKITDEAFPRLSIVTGVRDDGATYFGPFPRRQAAEDVVLAVYDGFPLRQCTARLSATRPTAACALAGMRRCCAPCDGSVGREEYAALVEEVRSALVSDPRPAVRAVSTRLTRLVAEHRFEEAETIRRRLEALTRTARRFHRIASLAACPEIVAARREGDGWDIHVIRHGRLAATGVASRHEVPQAVARSTVATAETVRPASGPLPAAGIEETEQIADWLEQPGVRLMHIDGDWAWPLHAVLDHESFVHHALGGAGPVTSTDVVEDRRLEAVGPGGA is encoded by the coding sequence ATGACGACCGCTCCGGCGCAGGCCAGCTTCGACGACCTCGGCACCCTGCTGTCGGACCTGACCTACGTCGTCGTCGACCTGGAGACCACCGGCGGCGCGGAGAGCGACCGCATCACCGAGATCGGTGCGGTGAAGGTGCGTGGCGGCGAGGTCCTGGGCGAGTTCCAGACCCTGGTCAACCCGCGGACCGACGTGCCGCCGCTGATCGCGGTCCTCACCGGCATCACCAACGCGATGGTCGCCGGGGCGCCGACCCTGCGCGAGGTGCTCCCGGCCTTCCTCGCCTTCGCCCAGGGCTGCGTGGTCGTCGCCCACAACGCACCCTTCGACACCGGCTTCCTGCGGCGGGCCTGCGAGGGCCTCGGGTACGCCTACCCCCGCTGGCCGGTCCTCGACACCGCGACGCTCGCCCGCGTGATCCTCGTCCGCGACGAGGTCCCGAACTGCAAGCTGGGCACGCTGGCGCGCCACTTCCGCACCGCCGTCACCCCCAACCACCGCGCCCTGACCGACGCGCAGGCGACGGTCGACGTGCTGCACGGGCTGATGGAGCGGGTGGGCAACCTGGGGGTGCACACGCTGGAGGACCTGCAGGAGTTCAGCCGCCAGGTCTCCCCGCAGCGCCGTGCCCGGCGCACCTGGGCTCGGGACGTGCCCGAGGTGCCCGGCGTCTACCTCTTCGTCGCCGAGCACGAGGCGGGCACGGGCACGCCCGGGGGCGAGGCCCAGCGCCACGTCCTCTACGTCGGCAAGTCCAAGAACCTCCGCGCCCGCGTCCGCACCTACTTCACGGCGGCCGAGAAGCGGCGGCGGATCGACGAGATGGTCCGCCTGGCCACGGGCGTCGAGACCATCCCGTGCCTCACCACGCTGCAGGCCGACGTGCTGGAGCTCCGGCTCATCGCCGCCCACGCCCCGCGCTACAACCGGCGCTCCAAGTTCCCCGAGCGCACCAGCTGGGTCAAGATCACCGACGAGGCCTTCCCGCGGCTGTCGATCGTGACGGGGGTGCGGGACGACGGCGCGACGTACTTCGGCCCCTTCCCCCGCCGGCAGGCCGCCGAGGACGTGGTGCTCGCGGTCTACGACGGCTTCCCCCTGCGCCAGTGCACCGCGCGGCTGAGCGCCACGAGGCCGACCGCGGCGTGCGCCCTCGCCGGGATGCGGCGCTGCTGCGCGCCCTGCGACGGCTCGGTGGGACGGGAGGAGTACGCCGCCCTGGTCGAGGAGGTGCGCTCGGCGCTGGTCAGCGACCCGCGCCCGGCGGTGCGCGCGGTCTCGACCCGGCTGACGCGCCTGGTCGCGGAGCACCGGTTCGAGGAGGCGGAGACGATCCGGCGCCGCCTGGAGGCGCTGACGCGCACGGCCCGCCGCTTCCACCGCATCGCCAGCCTGGCCGCCTGCCCCGAGATCGTCGCTGCGCGGCGCGAGGGCGACGGCTGGGACATCCACGTGATCCGGCACGGCCGGCTGGCCGCCACCGGCGTCGCCTCCCGCCACGAGGTCCCGCAGGCCGTGGCCCGGAGCACCGTGGCGACCGCGGAGACCGTCCGGCCCGCCTCCGGCCCGCTGCCCGCCGCCGGCATCGAGGAGACCGAGCAGATCGCCGACTGGCTCGAGCAGCCCGGGGTCCGGCTGATGCACATCGACGGCGACTGGGCCTGGCCGCTGCACGCGGTGCTCGACCACGAGTCGTTCGTGCACCACGCGCTCGGCGGCGCGGGACCGGTGACGAGCACGGACGTCGTCGAGGACCGCCGGCTCGAGGCGGTCGGCCCCGGGGGTGCCTAG